One region of Macadamia integrifolia cultivar HAES 741 chromosome 11, SCU_Mint_v3, whole genome shotgun sequence genomic DNA includes:
- the LOC122093393 gene encoding probable galacturonosyltransferase 12 isoform X2 — MQLYISPSLRHVTVFPGKGVRDFIKVKVGSRRVSYRMVFYSLLFITFLLRFAFVLTAMDTIEDDNNCSTIGCVGKKMWRRRPESMVPEEIYRILEERGEELEEIQGRLSEVPQSLEEFIAEMKNSKSDLKTFAVKLKAMVSLLEEKTRAAKIQEYLYRHVASSSIPKQLHCLALRLANEHSTNVAARLQLPAPECVPYLVDNSFFHFVLASDNVLATAIVAKSLVRNSLRPEKVVLHIITDRKIYNSMHAWFSLHPLTPAIIEVKGLHHFDWFTKGKVPVLEAMEKDQRVRSQFRGGSNAIVSNNTDKPYIIASKLQALNPKYNSIMNHIRIHLPELFPSLDKVVFLDDDIVIQTDLSPLWDIDMRGKVNGAVQTCLGDDKFVMSKRLKNYLNFSHPLISENFDPNECAWAYGMNIFNLQAWRKTNISLTYHYWLQKNLKSDLSLWQLGTLPPGLIAFHGHVHIIDPFWHKLGLGYQDNTTAADAERAGVIHFNGRAKPWLEIAFPQLRPLWTKYIDFNDKFIKKCHIRAS, encoded by the exons ATGCAGCTTTATATATCGCCGAGTTTGCGGCACGTAACAGTCTTCCCTGGTAAAGGAGTGAGAGATTTTATCAAAGTGAAGGTTGGATCCAGACGGGTTTCGTATCGGATGGTCTTCTATTCTCTTTTGTTCATCACTTTCTTACTCCGATTTGCTTTTGTTTTGACGGCGATGGATACTATAGAGGACGATAACAATTGCTCCACTATAG GTTGCGTGGGGAAGAAGATGTGGAGAAGAAGGCCAGAGTCAATG GTTCCAGAAGAGATATATAGAATCTTAGAAGAGAGGGGAGAAGAATTAGAAGAGATTCAAGGAAGACTATCAGAGGTTCCACAGTCACTAGAGGAGTTTATAGCAGAGATGAAGAACAGCAAATCTGATTTGAAGACCTTTGCTGTGAAGCTTAAGGCTATG GTGTCTCTACTGGAAGAAAAGACTCGGGCAGCAAAGATCCAAGAATACCTATACCGCCATGTAGCATCAAGTAGCATACCAAAGCAACTCCATTGCCTTGCCTTAAGGCTAGCTAACGAACACTCCACCAACGTAGCTGCACGTCTCCAGCTCCCAGCCCCAGAGTGCGTACCTTACCTGGTAGACAACTCCTTCTTCCACTTTGTCTTGGCCTCCGACAATGTCTTGGCAACTGCCATTGTCGCAAAATCTCTGGTTCGCAACTCGTTACGCCCGGAGAAGGTTGTGCTTCACATCATCACTGATCGCAAGATCTATAATTCCATGCACGCCTGGTTCTCCCTCCACCCCTTGACCCCTGCCATTATTGAGGTTAAAGGTTTACACCATTTTGATTGGTTTACAAAGGGAAAGGTCCCTGTCCTGGAAGCAATGGAGAAGGATCAGAGAGTCCGGTCACAGTTCAGAGGAGGATCGAATGCAATTGTTTCAAATAACACCGATAAGCCTTATATCATTGCGTCGAAGCTGCAAGCTCTTAATCCCAAGTATAATTCGATCATGAATCACATACGAATCCATTTGCCTGAG CTATTTCCGAGTCTTGACAAGGTCGTCTTCCTGGATGATGATATTGTGATTCAAACTGATCTCTCACCTCTATGGGACATTGATATGAGAGGCAAAGTAAATGGAGCTGTGCAGACATGCCTTGGTGATGATAAGTTCGTCATGTCCAAGAGATTGAAGAACTACTTGAACTTCTCACATCCTTTGATATCAGAGAATTTTGATCCCAATGAATGTGCTTGGGCGTATGGCATGAATATCTTCAATCTACAAGCTTGGCGAAAGACAAATATCAGTCTCACCTACCATTACTGGCTTCAAAAG AACTTAAAATCAGACTTGAGTCTTTGGCAATTGGGGACATTACCTCCTGGTCTAATAGCTTTTCATGGTCATGTTCACATTATTGATCCTTTTTGGCACAAGTTGGGGCTTGGATACCAAGATAACACAACCGCTGCAGATGCTGAAAGAGCTGGTGTCATCCACTTTAATGGCCGAGCAAAGCCTTGGCTTGAGATAGCCTTTCCACAGCTCCGCCCTCTTTGGACAAAGTATATTGACTTCAATGATAAATTCATCAAGAAATGTCATATCAGAGCTTCATAG
- the LOC122093393 gene encoding probable galacturonosyltransferase 12 isoform X1, giving the protein MQLYISPSLRHVTVFPGKGVRDFIKVKVGSRRVSYRMVFYSLLFITFLLRFAFVLTAMDTIEDDNNCSTIGCVGKKMWRRRPESMKVPEEIYRILEERGEELEEIQGRLSEVPQSLEEFIAEMKNSKSDLKTFAVKLKAMVSLLEEKTRAAKIQEYLYRHVASSSIPKQLHCLALRLANEHSTNVAARLQLPAPECVPYLVDNSFFHFVLASDNVLATAIVAKSLVRNSLRPEKVVLHIITDRKIYNSMHAWFSLHPLTPAIIEVKGLHHFDWFTKGKVPVLEAMEKDQRVRSQFRGGSNAIVSNNTDKPYIIASKLQALNPKYNSIMNHIRIHLPELFPSLDKVVFLDDDIVIQTDLSPLWDIDMRGKVNGAVQTCLGDDKFVMSKRLKNYLNFSHPLISENFDPNECAWAYGMNIFNLQAWRKTNISLTYHYWLQKNLKSDLSLWQLGTLPPGLIAFHGHVHIIDPFWHKLGLGYQDNTTAADAERAGVIHFNGRAKPWLEIAFPQLRPLWTKYIDFNDKFIKKCHIRAS; this is encoded by the exons ATGCAGCTTTATATATCGCCGAGTTTGCGGCACGTAACAGTCTTCCCTGGTAAAGGAGTGAGAGATTTTATCAAAGTGAAGGTTGGATCCAGACGGGTTTCGTATCGGATGGTCTTCTATTCTCTTTTGTTCATCACTTTCTTACTCCGATTTGCTTTTGTTTTGACGGCGATGGATACTATAGAGGACGATAACAATTGCTCCACTATAG GTTGCGTGGGGAAGAAGATGTGGAGAAGAAGGCCAGAGTCAATG AAGGTTCCAGAAGAGATATATAGAATCTTAGAAGAGAGGGGAGAAGAATTAGAAGAGATTCAAGGAAGACTATCAGAGGTTCCACAGTCACTAGAGGAGTTTATAGCAGAGATGAAGAACAGCAAATCTGATTTGAAGACCTTTGCTGTGAAGCTTAAGGCTATG GTGTCTCTACTGGAAGAAAAGACTCGGGCAGCAAAGATCCAAGAATACCTATACCGCCATGTAGCATCAAGTAGCATACCAAAGCAACTCCATTGCCTTGCCTTAAGGCTAGCTAACGAACACTCCACCAACGTAGCTGCACGTCTCCAGCTCCCAGCCCCAGAGTGCGTACCTTACCTGGTAGACAACTCCTTCTTCCACTTTGTCTTGGCCTCCGACAATGTCTTGGCAACTGCCATTGTCGCAAAATCTCTGGTTCGCAACTCGTTACGCCCGGAGAAGGTTGTGCTTCACATCATCACTGATCGCAAGATCTATAATTCCATGCACGCCTGGTTCTCCCTCCACCCCTTGACCCCTGCCATTATTGAGGTTAAAGGTTTACACCATTTTGATTGGTTTACAAAGGGAAAGGTCCCTGTCCTGGAAGCAATGGAGAAGGATCAGAGAGTCCGGTCACAGTTCAGAGGAGGATCGAATGCAATTGTTTCAAATAACACCGATAAGCCTTATATCATTGCGTCGAAGCTGCAAGCTCTTAATCCCAAGTATAATTCGATCATGAATCACATACGAATCCATTTGCCTGAG CTATTTCCGAGTCTTGACAAGGTCGTCTTCCTGGATGATGATATTGTGATTCAAACTGATCTCTCACCTCTATGGGACATTGATATGAGAGGCAAAGTAAATGGAGCTGTGCAGACATGCCTTGGTGATGATAAGTTCGTCATGTCCAAGAGATTGAAGAACTACTTGAACTTCTCACATCCTTTGATATCAGAGAATTTTGATCCCAATGAATGTGCTTGGGCGTATGGCATGAATATCTTCAATCTACAAGCTTGGCGAAAGACAAATATCAGTCTCACCTACCATTACTGGCTTCAAAAG AACTTAAAATCAGACTTGAGTCTTTGGCAATTGGGGACATTACCTCCTGGTCTAATAGCTTTTCATGGTCATGTTCACATTATTGATCCTTTTTGGCACAAGTTGGGGCTTGGATACCAAGATAACACAACCGCTGCAGATGCTGAAAGAGCTGGTGTCATCCACTTTAATGGCCGAGCAAAGCCTTGGCTTGAGATAGCCTTTCCACAGCTCCGCCCTCTTTGGACAAAGTATATTGACTTCAATGATAAATTCATCAAGAAATGTCATATCAGAGCTTCATAG